The following proteins are encoded in a genomic region of Magnolia sinica isolate HGM2019 chromosome 1, MsV1, whole genome shotgun sequence:
- the LOC131248392 gene encoding uncharacterized protein LOC131248392 — protein sequence MKSNYRQASSKLASELVVNRIEQHLRLRPKDIIFAMQEKYNILISFKKVCHAKDIAIDRVMGSYEDSYKELPMYLHDLRMTNPRTMTALLVTQETMRFERCFVALEQCVRSFQTSLRRVLPINEMHLKGKYKSIIFVATTLDGDNHIFPDAFGIGESENSSSWNWFLTYLSNLLGDLSGLIIISNRHKDLMKEVLHIFQVAIHGYCAYHIYRNLVDTFKDKSLEINY from the coding sequence ATGAAGAGCAATTATCGGCAAGCGAGCAGTAAGTTGGCCAGTGAACTGGTTGTCAATCGCATTGAGCAACACCTGAGATTAAGGCCGAAGGACATTATATTCGCAATGCAAGaaaaatataatattcttattagctTTAAGAAGGTATGTCACGCTAAAGACATTGCAATCGATCgcgtaatggggtcttatgaagactcttacaaagAACTCCCGATGTACTTGCATGACTTGAGGATGACGAATCCGAGGACAATGACTGCCCTACTTGTGACTCAAGAGACGATGAGGTTtgagagatgttttgttgcgctcGAACAATGCGTCAGAAGTTTTCAAACATCTCTGCGAAGGGTCCTACCCATTAACGAGATGCATCTAAAAGGTAAGTACAAAAGTATTATATTCGTTGCTACGACTTTGGATGGcgacaatcatatatttccagaCGCTTTTGGTATCGGAGAATCAGAGAACAGCAGCAGTTGGAACTGGTTCCTTACCTACCTCAGCAATTTGTTAGGAGATCTATCTGGTCTTATAATCATATCAAACCGGCATAAAGATCTAATGAAAGAAGTTCTCCATATCTTCCAAGTAGCAATCCATGGCTACTGCGCATACCATATATACCGAAACTTGGTAGACACGTTCAAAGACAAGTCATTAGAAATCAACTACTAA